A single Fusarium oxysporum Fo47 chromosome IV, complete sequence DNA region contains:
- a CDS encoding L-asparaginase II, which translates to MTRTTLLDRDCVVTDRGGIIENTHGVHIAVTDTEGNILFSAGNPSRVTHSRSAAKPAQAVAVIETGAVDKFGFDETDLALMCASHSSEDFHIARAKNMLSRIKAEEDDLRCGGHPAVSEEVNREWIKTGFEPTGICNNCSGKHVAMMAGAEALGADVKDYHLPDHPMQLEVKRVVDDLAHDPKQVEWGVDGCNLPAPAYPLFYLAQKYATFADAADAVEASSPTSQRTQNFARIFNAMTKHPEQVGGTGRFCTVLMQSYQGQLFGKVGADASYGIGVRESEDTRRLGAKGGLGIAAKIEDGNLEILYAVVPEILEQLGIGTPEQRGRLDGFHHLQRRNTMNEVTGRVRFNFKVRPFGDRVD; encoded by the coding sequence ATGACTCGAACTACTCTGCTTGACCGAGATTGCGTTGTCACCGATCGAGGAGGCATTATCGAAAACACGCACGGTGTACACATCGCCGTAACGGATACAGAGGGTAATATCCTCTTCTCAGCTGGGAACCCTTCTCGTGTTACCCATTCGCGATCCGCAGCCAAGCCTGCCCAAGCCGTAGCTGTGATCGAGACTGGTGCAGTTGATAAATTTGGATTCGATGAGACTGACCTTGCTCTCATGTGTGCCTCGCACTCAAGTGAAGATTTTCACATCGCGCGCGCCAAGAACATGCTGAGCAGGATTAaagcagaggaagatgatCTTCGATGTGGCGGTCATCCTGCAGTTTCTGAAGAGGTGAACCGTGAGTGGATAAAGACTGGGTTTGAGCCAACGGGAATCTGCAATAATTGCTCCGGGAAGCATGTTGCCATGATGGCCGGTGCTGAAGCGTTGGGAGCTGATGTCAAAGACTATCATCTGCCGGACCATCCTATGCAGCTTGAAGTCAAAAGAGTCGTCGACGACCTGGCACATGATCCGAAGCAAGTGGAATGGGGTGTTGATGGATGCAATCTTCCAGCACCAGCATATCCTCTATTCTATCTCGCACAAAAATATGCAACCTTCGCCGATGCCGCGGACGCTGTCGAGGCATCGTCACCGACGAGTCAAAGAACCCAAAATTTCGCACGTATATTCAACGCCATGACGAAGCATCCAGAGCAAGTTGGCGGAACAGGACGTTTCTGTACAGTGCTCATGCAGAGCTATCAAGGGCAACTGTTTGGCAAAGTTGGTGCTGATGCGTCTTATGGAATAGGCGTTCGAGAGTCAGAAGATACTCGGCGCCTTGGGGCGAAAGGGGGACTTGGAATAGCCGCAAAGATCGAGGACGGTAATCTTGAGATCCTCTATGCGGTTGTTCCAGAGATTCTCGAACAGCTAGGAATCGGTACCCCGGAGCAAAGAGGGAGACTAGATGgttttcatcatcttcagcgGAGGAATACCATGAATGAAGTAACAGGGCGTGTGAGGTTCAATTTCAAAGTACGACCATTCGGGGATAGAGTGGACTAG